The Mauremys reevesii isolate NIE-2019 linkage group 1, ASM1616193v1, whole genome shotgun sequence genome segment AAGTATTTgtatgtggggttttttgtttgtttgaaatcacAAATCTGTAAAAACCCTCCAAAAAGCTGGGAAATACCTTTTCTTTCCTGAACAATTTGTATCTTCTTGTGGCTTGCATCTGAGCTTGAAGTTTGTAAGTTTCTGCTTTTTTTCACTTCCTCTTTTCCACCTGCACTCTGAGTCATTTTAATGCACTGTTTTGTTCACCACCATAAACTGCTCCAACAGGGGCCAAGACAGATGTGAGAGAGTGATATGGAGTGGCGCAAAGTTTAAAGCTAGTGCCGGTCAGTGGTGACTGGCAGATCACATCAGAAGTGTCTTGGTGCCCTCAGCCCATCCTGGGTGAACTGGTGTCCACATTGCAAAACAAacacagacaaacaaacaaacaccactgCAGCTGGCACCctcagcacagagaccaaggAGTTAGTGGAGTTGGAGATGAAACTCCTGTCTCCCCTTACAGCTGAGCCCATCCAGGTCACGTTTGGTGTAcatgggctgggatgtggggccAGCTTGCAACACTGAAGCCCACACAGTATCCGCTCTTTGGACAGAGAGCAGAGTTCAGAGCTCTGTGTTTGGCACTAGTCAACTGAACTATATGCCTTCAAAAAACTAAGTAGAAGCCCCCCCTGttccagcagagggcgctccaggcaTTTGTGAGGTTGCCTTTCTGAAATTCTCAAGAATTGTAACGttcaaaaaccaataggagaacacttcaatctcccggacgctcaataacagacttaaaagtggcaattcttcaacaacaaaaatttcagaaacagactccaatgagaaactgcagaactggaattaatttgcaaactggacaccatcaaattggGCCTCAATAAATACTGAGAGTGGATGGATCACTacaaaaagcaattttccctctgcagagactcacaccttcttgtcaactgttggaaatgggccaccttgattgcattggcctctactacaaaagtatttttccctcccttggtattcacccctcttgtcaactgttgagaataggccacttccgctttaattgaattggcctcgttaacactgacccctcacttggtaaggcaactcccatcttttcatggtcTATCGCTGTCATCACGCACGCCTTCCGCCTCCTGACGTGCCCGGACGCCACGGTTAAGAACATCGCGACGACCGCCCTGCGTGCCGCCACCGCGAAGCGTATCGCCGGATCCCCCTCCGACCAAGATGTGGCCGCCTTCCTGAACGGCTCCCTGGATGGAGAATTCGGCCGGTTCAGGGGCGACATCGCCTCGCTGTGGTCCCGCAACGCCACCCGCCGACTGGGAAAGCGACTGGGCTGCCGCTGGGTATGGAGCGAAGATCGGcgagagccaggagtcctggtacCGCGGATCGGGACGGAAGACAACACCATCatcagccctggagccagaggcatgctGGAGAAGACCCTGAAGGCCGCCGTCCACGCGCTCTACGTGGACACCCTGAAGAAAAAACCTGACCAGGGCAAGGCCTTCGAGGTgaccagcaagtgggactccagcaaccacttcctccccgcaGGCAGCTTCACCCGattcgccgactggcggttcatacaccgcgcccggcTGAACTGCGTCCCTCTCAACGGAGCCGTCCGCCACAGGAACCGGAACAAACGCTGCCGGAAGTGTGGCtacgccatggagaccttgccACACGTCCTATGCAGCTGCAAGCCCCatgccagagcctggcagctgcgccacaacgccgtccaggaccgcctggtgaaggccatcgccccgcacctgggaAAGATCGCCGTCAACCGCGCCATTCCTGGCACCGACAGCCcgctgcgcccggacatcgtcgTCACGGACGAGGatcggaaaaagatcatcctcgtcgacgtgacGATCCCGTTCGAGAACAGGACCCCGGCCTTCCGTGAGGCCCGATCCCGCAAGCTTGAGAAATACGCCCCCTTGGCGGACACCTTGCGgtcaaagggctacgaggtctgCACCGAGGCCCTGATTGTGGGGgccctgggcgcctgggaccctTGCAACGAACGTGTGCttcggacctgtggggtgggccgtcgctacgcgcAGCTCATGAGACGCTtaatggtctcggacactattcgctggtccagagacatttacacggaGCACATCACCGGGCACCGCCAATACCAGGAGTGAGCGGGCGTGACTCTATGCGCCTGCAGGGGGACGAGACCTGTGGACCCCCCGTTGAACTCTATCCCCTAAGCCATGAACCCACCAAACCGTACTCCACCATGTGAGGGCCGTCCTAGCCCCATTATTCAGTCCGCTTACTCATGACCATGACtatctgtaacctgtttgtatgagtgatgtaccctcaccgtTTACTTACTGTACCTTGAActgacccaccgtataccccgtattggggacatgacagactatgtatatgtatgtgctgcctaacaccaaaacGTTGACATCCCCCCACAATCTGTATGTAACCCCCAATGACACAGTAACTGACgcatcaaacactttgtatcgtttattttatatattctgcttactAAGTGACAAGTAACCCCGGATACTTGACATTCTGCTTactggtttgttgttttttttcactccatgcatctgatgaagtgagttttggCCCACGAAAGCGTatacccaaatacatttgttagtctcttaaggattcctcgttgttttttctgAAAACAGTTTGTTTGTGACTGATTTCTTATGTTCTCCCTGTAGGTTCTCCCTGAGTTGTAGCAGTGGCATGGCTGTGCTAAGGAGCTTTTATTAAACGTGATTGGAGGCCTTTGGCAGGATACAAACAGCTCGACTCTCAACAACACCAGGTACTTGAACTGGGTTATTTCCTGTACACCTGTGGGGCAGGCAGTGTGTTAGGTGCTGACACCTAACAcactgccagccccggagcacccccagagttggtgcctatgatcAGGACATCTTGGATCCTTCACTAGCCAGGCCAGAGGTCCACCTGGAGCTAAACTTGCTCTCCATTCCAACAGCTGGCCCCAGCTAAGGCAGAACGCCCTGACTCTAAAAGCCCCTGTTCCTTTCTAGGTCTCTTGCTGTCATGGTGAttgtcagcccctccccccccctttccaTTATCATGCCTATTCATAAAGCAGGAAGGCGGAGCTACCAGTGAGGGGAGGCATTGTGTCTTCCTATCCCACCCCTCTTCACTCCTAAAAAGGGGCCTACTTGCTCATCTGGTCCAATGTTCACAGCGTTCCCTATGACTGCCAGATCACCAAGCATGTGTTCCTGGGGAAGGCCCATGCTCCGCAAAGCAGGGCTGGATCAGTAAGGGCTTGTCAAAGAGAATCTCTGGGACGAAGTGGCTTGCAGGCTCGTTGGCATCTTCCTTTTGTTCCCTTGCAGGGAAAGGACTCGTGCGTTGAAAGCTAAGGGTAACACAGCTGCACCGGcccagcagccagcatggatcAGGTCAGTTCCAAAAGGTTTTATGTTTCAAAATGCTGTAAgtttaaattttcagaagtgactggtGATCTTGTGTGCCCAGCTTAAGGGGTGTGttttccctctgccctgaccctctaaaatcaggcctcttttgAGGTatctagtgattttgggtgctcaattttagttgctttttaaaatataggccAAAAAAAGtgtattatttaacatttaataATTTGGGGGCTACTCAGTCTGAACTCATTTTGGTTCCTAGTCCCTGTGCAGGTTTGGGTATGCAGGCACTACGTTTCTGTACAGCTTGGACTTTCTGCCAACATGCTGCCACCCATCCAGGCAGCTCATTCCCCAGTCTGTGTGGATGGGTGTGCCTGCATATCTGAGATCAGACTCAAGCTGCCTGCTCTCTTTCTGATGCTAGCTGAACATGGTCATTATTGACCTTGTCTAGGTCCCAGTCAAACAGTGAGATGAAAGATGTGCTCTTAACTTTTGAAGAGTCTGTATTTTTTTGATGTGAGAACCCTCCCCTGGTTAATATCTCACAttgcttatttttaaatggtaaatGGACATCAGTTGCTTATATTTATGACAGGAAATAGACTAATCAGTTCCCAAATTCAAGGTAACAGGCTTATGGTCTGAGTTTGTGTAAGTACATGTTTTAAAATGGTAGTTTTAAACTACAGCTTGAAATACACGGAGCATCTTAAATTAATCCTTCCACCACTGGAttagtaaaaacaaaaatcatgCAGCACTTTCTGTAGGTCCTACACATAAACAAAGCCATGACAATCAGAATGCAGTCATGCAACTATGCAGTCTCTTTGGTGAACATTATTTTAGGCTCCTGGAGGAGGTCCACAATAGAGAGACAGTAGTGGAAAAGTCCTCTCAGGCAGGAGTGTCTTGTTGGCTGTCAGATTCATGATGACTTACTGGTGCTTATTTTTAGGGTCTGCGTGGAGATGTACAGGTGGAGCGCATCCTCGTGTATTCCTTTCTGAAGAACTGTCACAACTGTGATTTCAGCAAAGAGCTGGATTCTCTGAGAAACCAGGTGATGGTTTCCTCACCAAAAGACTTCCTCTGTGCTGAGTTTGATGATGGGGAGCTTCAGACAGATGGGAATCGGAGTGGCCGGTTCCAGAATGGTGAGCCGGGTAAGTACTCTCCTTCTTCCCTTATCCCACTGTCCTGAAGCTGAGCTCTTCTGTAGCAGAATGGTACAGGGAGTATTTTATCTGCGGAATATTGCTGTGCTGTCGCTCTTGATGTTAACAAATTGGGCTTTTTCAGTTCAGAAGGTACAGCTGATGCTTAGCACCTTATCTTCCCTGTCTAGATACTTCTGGAGCACTCTTCACCATAGTACCTAGATGCCTTTTCTTCCACACCCTTGCAGTTTGCCTTAATGGAGCCCCAAACTCCAGTCTACTTTGTTAGGCCTTAAGTTTTAAAAGGTGTTTGGATATTTGGCACCTGTTGGCTAGTTTAGAACTGGGACTTTAGGAACAACTCGTATCTCTGCTATTTGGGCTGAAATTCACCACATTTTGCTTTGCCTGTGTGATGGGGAAACGGTATCCAAAGATGGCTGATGCAACAGGAATAGTACTGACTGTTATCTACAGTGTAGTGCCCCCAGGGGCATTGCTATACCACCTTGGGCTGTGACCTCATCCAGTCTCATAGGCtaagcagggctgggcctgcttAACTACTCTTGGATGGGTGATCTCTCAGATCAATCCGGGTGTTTATGGTAGGTGGCACTCTGCCCTCCAAATTGGTATTGAACTGATGCCCCAGGATGGTGTCAGAGGTGGCTCTGGAAATAGAGATGCTGTATTCACGTGGCTTTTTTACCCTCCAGGATGAGGGTGTTACCACAGTGGCCTGGCCAAATTTCATTTCAGTAGCTATATTTTAAATTCCCCCTGCAGTATCATTTGGGTCAGATATTTCTCCTGAGCTACTATGTAGTGCTGCTGGACATTCAGCTCTCCGTTCAGGGCTATCGTGTTCCACCTcacaggtggctgcatgtcagtgatGAGTGGAATGATCCCTGGGGCGTGTAGTAGTTTTGAACACTTTGTGGGGAGAGCTGCTGTGCGCAGATGAAAGTAAGAGCGCTTTTGGGGTACTTGAGCCTGTTGCACGCCTGCACTGGACCTGGATTTGGTCATGTCTGTATGTGAACAAAATCCTGTGTAAAACCATCTCTTTATTTTGCTGGAATTAGGTTCTGTTGTTGATGAGGACGTTTTCCAGCTCATCGGCGCTCAGCTTGCTGAGATcggggaccaagtggctagggaGATCGATCAGAGAGTAGTAAATGATCTAGTGCTGCAATTTGTGAATGAGAATCTGTCCAGAGAGGTAAGTGAGGAATTCAGCTGATTAGCAATAACTAAAGCAAGATGAAAATGTAACAGATCCCTCTGGATGTGATCAGCAGAATGGAGAGTTGCCTGGGTTGTTATTTTAGGTAGTTTGTTGCTTTCAGCATGACCAGGTCAAGAATCCATCCTTTGTATGCACCTTCCATGTAAAGATCCCAGAAAACATTACATCAGCTTCACAAAACCTTGAGAGGTAGGTCCAGCAGTGTTGTCATCCCCTTCTTGCAGTGGAGAAGCTAACACACAGATAGAGtaagggcctgactttcagatgTGCTTAGCACTCTGTggccactgacatcagtgggagttgcaaGGACTCAGCAcctcctgaaaatcaggccaaaaatcactgcaaaaaaacccacagcagcgagtctcagagtctGAGTCAACTGTCTGAGGCTCACGCTATAGGGCTAAAAATCGTGTAGCCATTCCCGCTCGGACTGGATTCCGGGCTCTTAGAGCCACCCCCATCATCATGTttcaagctccagcctgagcaggaacatctccactccactgccattttagcCTGAAGAtcagggctctgagactcgctgctgtggatttgtggggttttttggtttagTTTGGCTTTTGCGGTGTAGATGTGCCCTAAGTGGCTTAGCTAACAGTGAACCTTGTGCATTTGTTAAGACTGTAAGACTCTCAGCTGTTTCATGTACACAGCTAGGCACACTGGTGCTTAAGTAATACTATCAGTTGCAGAAACTCAGCAACCCTTAGATACTACAGTGTTGGGTGTTGCAGAAAACCCTTAGAGGAA includes the following:
- the BID gene encoding BH3-interacting domain death agonist isoform X2, encoding MDQGLRGDVQVERILVYSFLKNCHNCDFSKELDSLRNQVMVSSPKDFLCAEFDDGELQTDGNRSGRFQNGEPGSVVDEDVFQLIGAQLAEIGDQVAREIDQRVVNDLVLQFVNENLSREEIMRRLSNTVEGLMRTVPLGMEQEKAMLVLAMVLARTVANKMPSLLHRVFNTTVNYINQNLHNYVVNLR
- the BID gene encoding BH3-interacting domain death agonist isoform X1, producing MDQGLRGDVQVERILVYSFLKNCHNCDFSKELDSLRNQVMVSSPKDFLCAEFDDGELQTDGNRSGRFQNGEPGSVVDEDVFQLIGAQLAEIGDQVAREIDQRVVNDLVLQFVNENLSREEIMRRLSNTVEGLMRTVPLGMEQEKAMLVLAMVLARTVANKMPSLLHRVFNTTVNYINQNLHNYVVNLRVE